A segment of the Zingiber officinale cultivar Zhangliang chromosome 8B, Zo_v1.1, whole genome shotgun sequence genome:
CTCATGCATTAATAATGATCCGCTCTAAACATAATGACACTCCTTTTTCCTTCCTAAAATTTAAACCATTTTTTCACAAACTATTTATGGTTTTTATAGCATAGCTAAGAATCCAACGCATTGGTTTTTGACTAGCAACCAATACTTCTAATATGTCATCTGTGGAAATATGTAATCAATTTATGGAGCTAAAATGTTCAAAACTTATAAGCTAAAAAAAAGATAACCTGTTGAGGGACAATCTGAAATCTTCGAAAATAGTTCAAAAACTCTTCCTTTCTCAACTCTTCCTTTCAAGATAACCTGATGGCACCGGTTGCGAGCGGAGTTCTGCTCGTGGCGAAAGCGAGAAGATGGAAGCGGAGGGCGCAGGTGCGACAGCGACGAAGGAGGAAGGGGACGAAACCCTAGCTTTGGGCGCGACGAGATTTCCGCGTCTGTGAAGTTTCCCCGCGGCGGGTGCTGTCGCGAtgaaggaggagggaggaggaaggggaGTAAGGGGTCGGCGGGTGCTGTCGCAACGAAGGAGGAGGAAGGGATCGGCGGCTGTCGCGATGAAGGAGGAAGGGGTCGGCGGCTGTCGCGATGAAGGAGGAAGGGGTCGGCGGCTGTCGCGACgtaggaggaggaaggaggaaggggtCGACGGCTGTCGCGACgtaggaggaggaaggaggaaggggtCGACGGCTGCGTCGCGACGAAGGAGGGGGAAGGAGGAAGGGGTCGGCGGCTGCGTCGCGACGAAGGAGggggaaggaggaaggaggaaggggtCGGCGGGTGCGTGGGCTAGAAATTAGGGCTGCAGGGATAAAAACTGACGCGGAAAAAACTAACGTTGACACGGACCTGCCACGGGGGCAGGTCCGCACCATTCCGCACGAGTTGTTCCGCAGGGGAACaactctgtatatatatatatatatatatatatatatatatatatatatattagaatttatattatatttaaaaaattaattatcatcaaATCCTCGTGCAAAGTTTTAACTTTGCCGCAGTAGTATATATGACAAAGAACATTTATTTCAATTCTCTAATCTATACCAATTCATTTAATTCACTATCTATGCACAAACTTGTATAATTATACCCAATTAACTATATATATacttaatttcaaatattttgtacATAAAAGTGGATTATGTACCTTTATAGATGATGTTGATCtatttattatagataatattcatttagatagaaaatatattaaattttagtttaaatgatattgaatttaagaaaaattatatttcaTTATGGATTTTTTATACTTACATTTTGTCTTGTACCTAAATAATCTGTgcatgaaaataatattaaatttaggagaaattatatctTAGTATGAACTTTTATACCTATATTTTATCAGGTATCTAAATAATATGTGCATGAAAATAATactaaatttaagaaaaattatccCTCCTTTTGGATGAATAATATGTGTA
Coding sequences within it:
- the LOC122015593 gene encoding pectinesterase inhibitor 10-like, with protein sequence MVRTCPRGRSVSTLVFSASVFIPAALISSPRTRRPLPPSSFPLLRRDAAADPFLLPPPSSRRSRRPLPPSSSYVATAVDPFLLPPPTSRQPPTPSSFIATAADPFLLHRDSRRSLPPPSLRQHPPTPYSPSSSLLLHRDSTRRGETSQTRKSRRAQS